The Spinacia oleracea cultivar Varoflay chromosome 2, BTI_SOV_V1, whole genome shotgun sequence DNA segment CGCTGAAGTTCTTGCGGATGAGGCTAAAGAACAGCCTTATTTTACCGACGACTCCACGGATGTTCATAGGAAAGAAGAACTCCCTCCTTTAAAAAGTCTTCCTCGTACAACCGCGATTTTGACGTCTTGGCGCGATCTGATCATAAAGAAGAATCATGTGGTTCATGGAGGGACTTTTCTTGGATTGCCGGCTGGATATAAGCTGGTAGTGCCGGATGAAGGTGCAACTATATTCGACTGTCCTCCCGGCCATATTGCTGTGTATGCGAAGCATTTCGATTTTGGGCTTCGCTTTCCTCTGCACCCCTTTGTTGAGAAAATATTCCGGGCTTGGAACGTCTGCTTGGCCCAAGTTACCCCTACTACCATCAGAACTGTTATCTCATATGTCTGGTTGTGTTTGTTTAAACAATGGCCGCTGACGTTGAATTTGTTCAAGCGGCTGTTATGGTTGAAGAAGGATGGAGAGACGGGGTGGATGTCGGCGTATAGCGCAACGAAGAGAAAGACTGTGCATCCTCCTTTGTCGAGCTGTAAAGATTGGCAGGATCGCTTTTACTTCGTTCAAGTTCCTGACGGCTTTTTGCTCCGACGGACATTTTCTAAACCCCGGCCTCGAATGGAGCAGTATGACCAACGTGGTTTGGGCCGGCGGGAGAGAAAGGCTTTTGATTATTTGGCGTGTGACATTTTAGATGTCGGCCTCAGCAAAAAACAGGCTGTTAATCGAAATTGGCTCCCTAATGCCTATTATATTTTGGGTAATCAGCCCTTGTCCGCTGTCGGCCTTTGCAACACCCACTGCTTTGGTAAACATATTTTCAGCCGAATGGGATGTACTTACTATTGCTATTTATAGCTTTGTGTATTGCATAAGTTTTTTGCCGGTTTTAATTGAGCCGTTGTCTTTGCAGGTACTAGACCATTGGATAGAGAAATTCTCGGATTTGACGAGAATTGGAGACCTGTGTGTACGCAGCCTCCGCCGCCTAAGGGAAAGTACGACACCATATCAACGTATTCGACCCGAGCTTCATCTCGTCGCTCTACTGCCACTGTTGCAAAGAATCGTGTGAGTGCTGCCTGCAAATCCAAATCCTCCTCTGTCGTTGTTTCTCAAGCTCCGCCTTCATCCACAATGCAATCCAATCCAACAGGCCGAGGTGGAACCCGCCGAAAAAGTTCGTCTCTTAATTCCAGTCGGTCTAATCCGACTAAGAGGGCAAGGGCCACTGGTGAGGATGATGCTTACGCCGATCACGAGGCAAATGAGCAGGTCTTGGAGTCTGCCGCCAAGAAAACTACTGATACCGCCCTTCAGGCGCAGCCGTCTCCACCAGCTTCTATTGAGATTTTGGACGAGGGTCTTGTCGGCGGTTTTATTGAGGACTTGCACCGGCAAGCTACTGTTACCGGTGGTAACTCTAGTATGCCTCCCGTCAGTCGCAGCGAGAACAAGTCTGGTGATTCTCGAATGAATTATCATCTGCCGCTTCGTACCGGCGGTTGGATTAAGGATACCCCCTTTAAGATCCCGGAAGCAATGAAATCATGGTTCGGGTCTTTTGGCGGCGAACCCACCGATCAGTTCTACCCAAACATTGATCTGCTGTGTGGGGAGTCGGTGGCGACGGATTCTGCTAAGGACGGTGGGGATTTGGGCTACCGTGCTTTTCGGGATCTGGTTACTCCTGCTGACAGGCCACAGGGCCAGATTGACGCCCCTGCTGCTCAGCATTTCAACGATTTGTACAAGGTATTTCTTGCTTAGTTTGCTACAACTTTCTATCCGGCTATTTTTTGATTACTCACTTgctacatgtttttttttttttttttttgtttcttaggCTGTTCAATCCAGCATGGATTTGTACTATGTC contains these protein-coding regions:
- the LOC130467595 gene encoding uncharacterized protein is translated as MTKNVGGDNPFSQPSGFTGWSVPQESNCSWAREEPCSQSNLRRTAIREVYDEGLNQAERERCYALHHLRARMIREMRSREHPIQASEPALDVSPLSVRYYIRDYREFLNSTGSGHGQYGTNTGNFGVSFGQANRMASEQPASTSGRRPGKEPVNDDIDMATGEYSDGDSIFEDSAGKDVDAHGGDDGEDAGVSGRDDADIGDDGIGSDDDDPADVIVAEVLADEAKEQPYFTDDSTDVHRKEELPPLKSLPRTTAILTSWRDLIIKKNHVVHGGTFLGLPAGYKLVVPDEGATIFDCPPGHIAVYAKHFDFGLRFPLHPFVEKIFRAWNVCLAQVTPTTIRTVISYVWLCLFKQWPLTLNLFKRLLWLKKDGETGWMSAYSATKRKTVHPPLSSCKDWQDRFYFVQVPDGFLLRRTFSKPRPRMEQYDQRGLGRRERKAFDYLACDILDVGLSKKQAVNRNWLPNAYYILGNQPLSAVGLCNTHCFAVVFAGTRPLDREILGFDENWRPVCTQPPPPKGKYDTISTYSTRASSRRSTATVAKNRVSAACKSKSSSVVVSQAPPSSTMQSNPTGRGGTRRKSSSLNSSRSNPTKRARATGEDDAYADHEANEQVLESAAKKTTDTALQAQPSPPASIEILDEGLVGGFIEDLHRQATVTGGNSSMPPVSRSENKSGDSRMNYHLPLRTGGWIKDTPFKIPEAMKSWFGSFGGEPTDQFYPNIDLLCGESVATDSAKDGGDLGYRAFRDLVTPADRPQGQIDAPAAQHFNDLYKAVQSSMDLYYVYRWNQMQLTQNNIDIAELKKRAEAAESALKINEKKLESASSNLEAANRRLEEVEPKLKAETERADGLTEELTGLNQSLPVVKKTAAKRAVDKLLQSDWFNDILTLRHNGGWCAAHRVVCHVKKLDEDAWQEFEAGYEEKELYKVATGFEPQELPEAVICNANQRTLPPLQVPEDAYWSGDERAV